A portion of the Candidatus Paceibacterota bacterium genome contains these proteins:
- a CDS encoding NADH-ubiquinone oxidoreductase-F iron-sulfur binding region domain-containing protein yields MSQARIFVPRDSAARSVGADEVAEAIERESIKRGIAITIVRNGSRGALWLEPLVEVETSEGRVAYGPVQVVDVPSLFDAGFQLGHQHLLSHGLTADIAWLARQDRFTFERVGVVDPLSIADYQDHGGLVGLRRALEMDSDTIVAEVTDSGLRGRGGAGFPAGIKWRTVLATPDEQKFVCCNADEGDSGTFADRMLMEGDPFTLLEGMTIAAVAVGATEGVIYIRSEYPDAIATMHQAIEIAREFGWLGASVLGSTHAFDIRVRTGGGSYVCGEETAMLESIEGKRGVVRSKPPLPAIQGLFGKPTVINNVLTLATVPSILAKGAAAYSGRGVGRSIGTQVFQLAGNIAQGGIVEIAFGVTLETLVNDFGGGTLSKRPVRAVQIGGPLGAYLPVSAFDVSMDYESLIAAGGMLGHGGIVIFDESVDMAVQAKFAMEFCAIESCGKCTPCRLGSVRGAETIAKMMRGEDFQGSKKLLLDLCEVMTDGSLCAMGGLTPLPVRSAMLHFEEDFAVRREVKQ; encoded by the coding sequence ATGAGCCAAGCACGCATCTTTGTACCTAGAGACTCAGCCGCTCGGTCAGTCGGCGCTGATGAAGTCGCGGAAGCGATTGAACGCGAATCGATCAAGCGGGGAATTGCAATCACGATCGTGCGCAACGGGTCACGTGGGGCTCTCTGGCTAGAACCATTGGTAGAAGTCGAAACAAGTGAAGGGCGGGTGGCTTATGGTCCCGTCCAAGTCGTGGATGTTCCGTCTCTCTTTGATGCCGGATTTCAGTTGGGTCACCAACACTTGCTTTCGCACGGACTTACCGCGGACATTGCCTGGCTGGCACGGCAGGATCGCTTTACTTTTGAGCGAGTCGGTGTCGTCGACCCATTATCAATAGCCGATTACCAAGATCACGGCGGACTCGTTGGTTTAAGAAGAGCACTTGAGATGGATTCAGACACAATCGTGGCTGAGGTGACAGACTCGGGATTGCGCGGTCGCGGTGGCGCAGGTTTCCCCGCTGGAATTAAATGGAGAACCGTGCTCGCAACTCCCGATGAGCAGAAATTTGTTTGTTGCAATGCAGATGAGGGAGATAGCGGAACATTCGCCGACCGCATGTTGATGGAGGGCGATCCTTTTACTCTCCTTGAAGGTATGACAATTGCGGCGGTTGCAGTGGGGGCGACTGAAGGAGTTATTTATATTCGCTCCGAGTATCCAGATGCAATTGCGACGATGCACCAAGCCATTGAAATTGCCCGAGAGTTTGGATGGTTGGGTGCAAGCGTCTTAGGAAGTACTCACGCATTTGATATCCGGGTACGCACTGGCGGCGGGTCTTATGTCTGCGGTGAAGAGACTGCGATGCTGGAAAGTATTGAGGGAAAACGGGGAGTGGTCCGTTCTAAACCACCTCTTCCCGCAATTCAGGGCCTCTTTGGAAAACCAACCGTTATCAATAACGTTCTCACTCTTGCCACTGTGCCATCGATTCTTGCAAAGGGTGCCGCCGCGTACTCTGGAAGAGGTGTAGGTCGCTCGATCGGTACTCAAGTTTTCCAGCTCGCCGGAAATATCGCACAAGGTGGAATTGTCGAAATTGCCTTTGGTGTCACTCTAGAGACCTTGGTCAACGATTTCGGGGGCGGGACACTAAGCAAGCGCCCAGTGAGAGCTGTGCAAATTGGTGGCCCGCTCGGCGCCTATTTACCCGTCTCGGCCTTCGACGTTTCCATGGATTACGAGTCACTGATCGCTGCAGGTGGAATGTTGGGCCACGGTGGGATTGTGATCTTTGACGAGAGCGTCGACATGGCGGTGCAGGCGAAATTCGCGATGGAGTTCTGCGCCATTGAGTCATGCGGCAAATGCACACCATGTCGGCTCGGTTCTGTGCGTGGAGCTGAGACCATTGCGAAGATGATGCGAGGGGAGGATTTCCAAGGCAGTAAGAAGCTCCTCCTGGATCTGTGCGAAGTGATGACGGATGGCTCGCTCTGTGCGATGGGCGGGCTTACACCGTTACCCGTAAGGAGCGCGATGCTACATTTTGAGGAAGACTTCGCAGTACGGAGAGAGGTCAAACAATGA
- a CDS encoding formate dehydrogenase subunit delta: protein MANQIAANVPAHAAPELAVAHHIVQFWTPTMKERLINEADRSELSPIVQQAIDLELNPLPPENFEFSRHQQA, encoded by the coding sequence ATGGCGAATCAAATCGCGGCTAATGTGCCGGCACATGCAGCGCCAGAGTTAGCGGTCGCCCACCACATCGTTCAATTCTGGACACCCACCATGAAAGAGCGATTGATTAATGAGGCTGATCGATCAGAACTTTCACCAATTGTCCAGCAGGCAATCGATCTGGAGCTTAATCCCCTCCCACCTGAGAATTTCGAGTTCTCCCGACACCAGCAGGCATAA
- a CDS encoding GntR family transcriptional regulator, with protein MSVTSISTGAKGPSQPGVSQSEEAYNQIRAMIVSLELEPGSLINESELMSRLGFGRTPIREALRTLASEKLVDVYPRRGMFVASVDVQNLSAISEVRAVLEIKAASLAAERSTPHDRAITVALIAEIDAIKGKLNMTKLIQLDQRIHRHIYQCTHNQFLETTLEQYYGHALRIWFLALDRVDNLSEATIEHRALLKAIRDHDSIAAAKAMQDHVEGFEGNIRRNL; from the coding sequence GTGAGCGTGACCTCCATCTCGACGGGTGCAAAGGGACCCAGCCAGCCTGGCGTATCCCAATCGGAGGAGGCCTATAACCAGATTCGCGCCATGATCGTCTCGTTAGAGCTTGAGCCCGGTTCGCTGATCAATGAATCCGAACTTATGTCACGTTTGGGGTTCGGTCGTACTCCCATTCGGGAAGCGCTTCGAACGTTGGCAAGTGAGAAGTTGGTGGATGTCTATCCTCGTCGCGGAATGTTTGTCGCAAGCGTCGATGTTCAGAATCTTTCTGCGATTTCAGAAGTTCGTGCAGTGCTGGAAATCAAAGCGGCAAGTTTGGCAGCCGAGCGTTCGACACCACACGATAGGGCAATCACGGTCGCATTAATTGCGGAGATTGACGCCATCAAAGGCAAGTTGAATATGACCAAGCTCATTCAATTGGACCAGCGTATTCATCGACACATTTATCAGTGCACCCACAATCAATTTCTTGAGACGACTCTTGAGCAGTATTACGGTCACGCACTTCGTATCTGGTTTCTTGCGCTAGACCGTGTAGACAATCTTTCAGAGGCAACGATCGAGCATCGTGCACTTCTTAAGGCGATCCGCGATCACGACTCAATCGCCGCAGCAAAGGCAATGCAAGATCACGTTGAAGGGTTTGAAGGCAATATTCGTCGCAATCTTTAA
- a CDS encoding ABC transporter permease subunit, protein MTQVTDTRAGSATSSAGSRRWRSKSAYLGVLPFLIFSGLFLLYPTYNVILGAFKNNENKFSLSALTEAFNSSITRHAFKNSLILSLWTALAGSILGGLFAWALITGKKKGFFYRFSVALSSVLAQFGGVMLTFAFLATFGFNGVISTLALKVMPGSFLADSAWLYGLNGLIVVYTFFQIPLMILVFLPTIENLRPQWREASDSLGGNSREYWTKIGIPVLTPSFAGAALLLFVNSFSAYATAATLINLSSFLTPLQIATSLNSEVGGANPAEAKALSFFMIVLVTFVMALYALLRRRVTKWEANR, encoded by the coding sequence ATGACTCAGGTCACTGATACGAGAGCCGGTTCTGCCACTAGCAGCGCCGGCTCTCGGCGTTGGCGTAGCAAGAGTGCCTACCTGGGAGTTCTGCCTTTCCTAATCTTTTCTGGTTTATTTCTGCTTTATCCGACGTATAACGTCATTTTGGGCGCATTCAAAAACAATGAAAACAAATTTAGCCTTTCAGCCCTTACGGAAGCATTCAACTCAAGTATCACGCGTCACGCTTTTAAGAATTCACTTATCCTCTCATTGTGGACCGCCCTAGCCGGTTCGATATTGGGTGGATTGTTCGCGTGGGCTCTGATCACCGGAAAGAAGAAGGGCTTCTTTTACCGCTTCTCCGTTGCCCTCAGTTCAGTACTGGCTCAATTCGGTGGCGTCATGCTTACCTTCGCTTTTCTGGCAACCTTTGGTTTTAACGGCGTTATTTCCACCCTCGCCCTAAAAGTTATGCCCGGCTCATTCTTGGCCGACTCCGCCTGGTTGTACGGGTTAAATGGCCTCATTGTCGTCTACACCTTCTTCCAAATTCCCTTGATGATTTTGGTCTTTCTCCCCACAATCGAAAATCTGCGCCCCCAATGGAGAGAAGCCTCTGACTCTCTGGGCGGCAATTCCCGCGAATACTGGACGAAAATTGGCATTCCTGTGCTCACGCCTTCCTTTGCAGGAGCCGCGCTGTTACTTTTTGTTAATTCATTCTCCGCGTATGCCACTGCTGCAACACTCATAAATTTATCAAGTTTCTTGACTCCGCTTCAGATTGCCACCTCGCTCAATAGCGAGGTAGGTGGCGCCAACCCGGCAGAAGCGAAAGCGCTCTCCTTCTTTATGATTGTGCTCGTAACATTCGTCATGGCTCTCTACGCACTTCTCCGCCGTCGCGTAACCAAGTGGGAGGCGAACCGATGA
- the rlmN gene encoding 23S rRNA (adenine(2503)-C(2))-methyltransferase RlmN: MTRLEKTPEIKLVFDEPKLKKKTPRHLADYSPEQRRELAIELGLPAFRANQVANHYFTHLSSDPETWSDIPANLRGTIAELLTPKLIELVRSVTCDNGMTRKDLWRLHDGVLVESVLMRYTDRTTVCISSQAGCGMNCPFCATGQAGLTRNLTAGEITEQIVAAARSCAQGELPGGPTRLSNIVFMGMGEPMANYNAVMRTLRNITDPNPHGLGISARSVTVSTVGLVNGIEKLMNEGLPVTLAVSLHCPDDDLRDTLVPINSRWKIKEVLQAADAYAEKTGRRYSIEYALIRDINDQTWRADLLGRLLKNRNAHVNLIPLNPTPGSKWTASRPEDEAEFVRILESYGVPTTVRDTRGREIEGACGQLAAAENLK; the protein is encoded by the coding sequence ATGACTCGCCTTGAGAAGACTCCAGAAATCAAATTGGTTTTCGACGAACCCAAGTTGAAGAAGAAGACACCCCGCCATCTTGCGGACTACTCTCCCGAACAGCGACGTGAACTAGCTATTGAACTTGGGCTTCCAGCATTTCGGGCCAATCAAGTTGCAAATCACTATTTCACACACCTTTCTTCAGATCCCGAGACGTGGAGTGATATTCCGGCGAATTTACGAGGGACAATTGCCGAACTCTTGACGCCTAAACTCATCGAATTGGTTCGTTCGGTTACTTGCGACAATGGGATGACGCGCAAAGATTTATGGCGTCTGCACGATGGCGTACTTGTTGAAAGTGTTCTGATGCGTTACACCGATCGCACAACGGTATGTATCTCATCCCAAGCCGGGTGTGGAATGAACTGTCCGTTCTGTGCAACAGGACAGGCAGGACTCACTCGCAATTTAACAGCCGGTGAAATTACCGAGCAGATCGTTGCCGCAGCCAGGTCATGTGCGCAGGGTGAGTTACCCGGCGGACCTACCCGCCTTTCAAATATTGTGTTTATGGGAATGGGCGAGCCGATGGCGAACTACAACGCCGTCATGCGAACCCTTCGCAACATCACCGATCCAAACCCACATGGACTTGGAATTAGTGCAAGATCGGTAACAGTTTCTACTGTTGGCCTGGTCAACGGAATTGAAAAATTAATGAATGAGGGTCTTCCAGTGACTCTTGCTGTGTCCCTTCACTGTCCTGATGATGATCTTCGAGACACGCTCGTCCCAATTAATTCGCGCTGGAAAATAAAGGAAGTTCTTCAGGCAGCAGATGCCTACGCAGAAAAGACTGGACGTAGATATTCGATTGAGTACGCACTCATTCGCGATATCAACGACCAAACCTGGCGCGCAGATCTTTTAGGGCGGTTGCTTAAGAATCGCAATGCCCACGTTAATTTGATTCCTCTGAATCCAACGCCAGGATCTAAATGGACGGCATCTCGTCCGGAAGACGAAGCAGAATTTGTGCGGATTCTGGAAAGTTATGGTGTACCGACGACTGTGCGAGATACGCGTGGACGAGAAATTGAAGGTGCCTGTGGGCAGTTGGCAGCGGCCGAGAATCTAAAGTAA
- a CDS encoding ABC transporter ATP-binding protein: protein MSSSPYVQLLDLAKHFGKVKALDGLSLDIAQGELVALLGPSGCGKTTALRSLAGLQELDRGQMIVDGKDVTFQNANKRGMGMVFQAYSLFPHMTAGENVEYGLKLRAHKTSAEKRKQRSSELLEIVGLSTHRNHYPHQLSGGQQQRVALARALAISPKVLLLDEPLSALDAKVRTQLREEIRRIQLELGTTTLFVTHDQEEALSIADRVGVMRNGQLEQIAVPAELYDRPGTAFVAEFVGLTNPMQGKVNGGSIEILGGSLQVLPGSITSGIGIALVRPESIQVKANKTGTARIFSASFLGASCRLMITLADGTRITAQMPSSESVGLIAGATVDVSVLDMPVFVKVAS from the coding sequence TTGAGCTCTTCGCCGTACGTACAGTTGCTTGACCTTGCTAAGCACTTTGGCAAAGTTAAAGCCCTCGATGGGTTAAGCCTTGATATTGCTCAAGGCGAACTTGTCGCACTGCTTGGCCCATCGGGATGTGGCAAGACGACGGCACTTCGATCGTTGGCTGGTCTGCAAGAGTTGGATCGCGGACAGATGATCGTCGATGGCAAGGATGTAACTTTCCAAAATGCCAATAAGCGCGGCATGGGAATGGTTTTTCAAGCTTATTCTCTCTTCCCCCATATGACCGCTGGGGAGAACGTTGAATACGGGTTGAAATTGCGCGCGCATAAAACTTCTGCCGAGAAACGGAAGCAACGCTCCAGCGAACTTCTCGAAATTGTCGGACTTTCAACGCACAGAAACCACTACCCCCACCAACTCTCCGGTGGGCAGCAGCAGCGAGTTGCACTGGCTCGCGCTCTAGCAATCTCTCCCAAAGTCCTACTCCTCGACGAACCTCTATCTGCCCTTGATGCAAAGGTGCGCACGCAATTGCGCGAGGAAATTCGCCGCATTCAGTTGGAACTTGGCACCACAACACTCTTTGTGACACACGATCAAGAGGAAGCACTTAGCATTGCCGACCGCGTCGGAGTTATGCGCAATGGTCAACTGGAACAGATTGCAGTCCCTGCCGAACTCTATGACCGTCCCGGCACCGCCTTCGTTGCCGAATTCGTTGGGCTGACCAATCCCATGCAGGGAAAGGTCAATGGTGGATCAATCGAAATTCTCGGTGGATCGCTTCAGGTTCTTCCTGGTTCGATTACCTCGGGCATAGGAATTGCCCTTGTTCGCCCTGAGAGCATTCAAGTGAAGGCTAATAAAACAGGAACCGCCAGAATTTTCTCTGCCAGTTTTCTCGGTGCATCATGTCGCCTCATGATCACCTTGGCTGATGGCACACGCATTACTGCGCAGATGCCGAGTTCGGAAAGCGTCGGTCTCATTGCCGGAGCAACCGTCGATGTCTCAGTACTTGATATGCCGGTCTTTGTGAAAGTAGCGAGCTGA
- a CDS encoding ABC transporter permease subunit, which translates to MKRTWKLQTWRRIIIGFVGLYLMVPLYSMFDFSTKPFAIADSGRNLRAWRIIPSQPDLGIAVLRSLITAGIVMMLILFMIVPTVIWIQLKLPKLIRPFELLCLLPLAIPAIVIVVGIAPLYRWISINLSESPITLAGVYSMLILPYTYRSLSAALDAVDIHTLAEAAQTLGASTFRMISGVIMPTIRTGIINGSFIAIALVLGEFTISNILNFKTFQVVIAQIGRTSGNIAVSVSLASIIFVLILLLLVPATKRRAAVLDVDLA; encoded by the coding sequence ATGAAGCGCACCTGGAAACTACAAACGTGGCGTCGAATCATCATCGGCTTTGTTGGCCTCTATTTAATGGTGCCTCTATATTCAATGTTTGACTTTTCAACCAAGCCCTTTGCCATTGCAGACAGCGGAAGAAACCTGCGCGCCTGGAGAATTATCCCCAGCCAACCCGATTTAGGCATAGCAGTTCTACGATCTTTGATTACCGCCGGGATAGTGATGATGCTGATCCTCTTTATGATCGTGCCTACCGTCATCTGGATCCAATTGAAATTACCAAAATTGATCAGACCATTTGAATTACTCTGCTTGCTTCCCTTGGCGATTCCGGCAATTGTAATTGTGGTTGGAATCGCACCCCTCTACCGCTGGATTTCAATTAATTTATCTGAGTCACCCATTACGCTCGCTGGTGTCTATTCAATGTTGATCTTGCCATATACATATCGGTCGCTTTCCGCGGCGTTGGACGCGGTAGACATTCATACACTTGCCGAAGCCGCGCAAACATTGGGCGCATCAACTTTTAGGATGATCTCTGGCGTCATTATGCCGACCATTCGTACGGGCATCATTAATGGTTCGTTCATTGCAATTGCATTGGTCCTTGGTGAATTCACAATTTCAAATATTCTCAACTTCAAGACCTTCCAGGTGGTGATTGCTCAAATTGGTAGAACGAGCGGGAATATAGCCGTTTCTGTTTCGCTTGCATCAATCATTTTCGTCTTGATTTTGCTCTTACTCGTCCCTGCCACTAAACGTCGTGCCGCAGTTCTCGACGTTGACCTCGCCTGA
- a CDS encoding NAD(P)H-dependent oxidoreductase subunit E — protein MTFTPWSKESASTVLDTTRREPGPVLISLQALQAKFGYVHAEAVSLVAEACNVSRADVHGVLTYYHDLRRTPPPENIVSICGAEACQSVGARELIKDAKKSLPREVEIREVFCFGNCALGPAASVNGKLIGRARVEDLLANLQASDKK, from the coding sequence ATGACATTCACGCCTTGGTCAAAGGAGTCGGCATCGACCGTTCTGGATACCACCCGCCGCGAGCCAGGACCGGTCCTGATTTCCTTGCAAGCACTACAAGCGAAGTTCGGTTATGTCCATGCCGAGGCGGTTTCCCTGGTGGCCGAGGCGTGCAATGTTTCCCGCGCAGATGTACATGGAGTGCTTACCTATTATCACGACCTGCGACGAACACCTCCACCAGAAAATATCGTGAGTATTTGCGGCGCCGAGGCTTGCCAGTCTGTGGGTGCGCGAGAACTTATCAAGGACGCCAAGAAATCACTCCCACGTGAGGTTGAGATCAGAGAGGTCTTCTGCTTTGGAAACTGCGCTTTAGGTCCTGCGGCCAGCGTCAATGGCAAACTCATTGGTCGTGCGCGTGTGGAGGATCTTCTTGCGAATCTGCAGGCGAGTGATAAAAAATGA
- a CDS encoding formate--tetrahydrofolate ligase, protein MSDIEIAQSASMKPIAEIGAVLGIDPAQLEPYGHYKAKVSLKYLDSLPKRADSKLILVTAISPTPAGEGKTTTTVGLGDALRHIGKDAMICLREPSLGPVFGMKGGAAGGGYAQVVPMEDINLHFTGDFNAIALANNLLAALLDNHIHHGNVLNIDVRRVTWKRVVDMNDRALRDIVVSLGGVGNGYPRQDGFDIVVASEIMAIFCLATSIEDLKERIGKIVVAYSRDKKPILASDLNAQGAMTVILKDAFQPNLVQTLENTPAFVHGGPFANIAHGCNSVVATTSALKLADYVITEAGFGADLGAEKFIDIKCRKSGLRPSACVLVATIRALKYHGGADLKTITEENLAALDAGIVNLEKHVSNIKDVYGMPVVVSINHFTSDTEAEVQLLRKRVEAIGVRIVLATHWADGGKGATDLAQAVVELCDEKSEVTFVYPNEATLWEKVNAVATRVYGASEVTADSKVRSKIKELQESGYGHFPICVAKTQYSFSTDAALRGAPKGHSINIREVRLSAGAEFIVMVCGEIMTMPGLPKVPSSERIDYVDGKVVGLF, encoded by the coding sequence GTGTCAGATATTGAAATCGCACAGTCGGCCAGCATGAAACCAATTGCGGAGATTGGAGCGGTACTTGGAATCGATCCGGCACAGCTTGAGCCCTATGGGCACTACAAGGCGAAGGTGTCTCTCAAGTATTTGGACTCTCTTCCCAAGCGTGCAGATAGCAAATTGATTCTTGTGACCGCGATCAGTCCGACGCCAGCAGGGGAGGGAAAGACAACAACCACCGTTGGGTTAGGCGATGCTCTCCGTCACATCGGCAAAGACGCCATGATCTGTCTGCGTGAGCCATCACTTGGACCTGTATTCGGAATGAAGGGCGGAGCAGCAGGAGGCGGCTACGCGCAGGTTGTTCCCATGGAAGATATCAATCTTCACTTCACGGGGGATTTCAACGCGATTGCGCTAGCCAACAACCTGCTTGCTGCCCTTTTGGACAATCACATTCACCACGGGAACGTATTGAATATTGATGTCAGACGGGTGACATGGAAGCGCGTTGTCGATATGAACGATCGTGCCCTTCGCGACATTGTGGTTTCACTCGGTGGAGTAGGAAATGGTTATCCGCGCCAGGATGGATTCGACATTGTGGTGGCATCCGAGATCATGGCCATCTTCTGCCTGGCTACTTCAATCGAGGATCTAAAGGAGCGAATCGGCAAAATCGTGGTGGCATACAGCCGCGACAAGAAACCAATTCTGGCAAGTGATCTCAATGCCCAAGGGGCGATGACGGTCATTCTTAAGGATGCATTCCAGCCAAACCTGGTACAGACTCTCGAGAACACGCCAGCATTCGTTCACGGAGGGCCCTTTGCAAATATCGCTCACGGCTGCAACTCAGTTGTTGCCACAACCTCTGCTCTCAAGCTCGCAGATTATGTGATCACCGAGGCTGGATTTGGCGCTGATCTCGGGGCTGAGAAGTTCATAGATATCAAGTGCCGCAAATCCGGACTTCGTCCATCGGCCTGCGTTCTAGTGGCAACCATTCGCGCGCTTAAATACCATGGTGGTGCTGACCTCAAGACAATTACTGAAGAGAATCTAGCGGCACTTGATGCTGGCATTGTTAACTTGGAGAAGCATGTATCCAACATTAAGGATGTCTACGGAATGCCGGTTGTAGTTTCGATCAACCACTTCACAAGTGATACTGAGGCTGAAGTTCAACTCCTCCGGAAGAGAGTCGAAGCGATCGGCGTGAGAATTGTTCTGGCAACTCACTGGGCCGATGGCGGTAAAGGCGCAACAGATCTAGCACAGGCAGTTGTAGAACTTTGCGACGAGAAGAGCGAAGTCACCTTCGTTTACCCAAATGAGGCAACTCTCTGGGAGAAAGTAAATGCCGTTGCAACCCGTGTGTATGGTGCATCAGAAGTCACTGCAGATTCAAAGGTTCGATCCAAAATTAAGGAATTGCAGGAATCTGGATATGGTCATTTCCCAATCTGCGTTGCCAAGACCCAGTATTCATTCTCTACTGATGCAGCATTGCGCGGCGCACCGAAGGGTCATTCAATCAACATCCGAGAGGTGCGGCTTTCTGCGGGGGCTGAATTTATTGTGATGGTATGTGGCGAAATTATGACAATGCCCGGTCTGCCGAAGGTTCCATCGAGTGAGCGCATTGACTATGTCGACGGAAAAGTGGTGGGGTTGTTCTAA
- the fdhD gene encoding formate dehydrogenase accessory sulfurtransferase FdhD — translation MLGDESAPSSIARVRVQATDSGEVATDSVVVEEPLEIRIKRGSVEEQLGITMRTPGSDLELTAGFLWGEGFLNSPDQLVNVKSCGDKLLTPRQRANITIAQVSDDAPVHSRSMDRRFTMTSACGVCGSTSMADLHKRGVKPVVKSSRDIQTLAGMTTFLEGRQSVFKKTGGLHAALLVDPNGEPKWIREDVGRHNAVDKVNGAALMAGQLPLHDWTLVVSGRVGYEIVQKAIVAGISALVGVSAPTSLAVDLAFEFDLTLLAFARNGKAKVYLPLLG, via the coding sequence ATGCTTGGTGATGAATCTGCTCCATCTTCTATCGCTCGAGTAAGAGTTCAAGCGACCGATTCAGGGGAAGTCGCTACTGACAGTGTCGTAGTTGAAGAGCCCTTGGAGATTCGCATCAAACGTGGGAGTGTTGAAGAGCAACTCGGCATAACCATGAGAACCCCAGGTTCTGATCTAGAACTTACCGCAGGTTTTTTGTGGGGAGAGGGATTCCTAAATTCTCCAGATCAGCTAGTGAATGTAAAGTCATGTGGAGACAAATTACTTACACCTCGACAACGGGCAAATATAACAATCGCTCAAGTGAGTGATGATGCACCTGTCCATTCACGATCCATGGATCGTCGCTTTACAATGACTTCTGCATGTGGGGTTTGTGGCTCCACCAGCATGGCTGATCTTCATAAGCGCGGTGTCAAACCCGTTGTGAAGAGCTCGCGCGATATTCAAACTCTCGCAGGCATGACGACCTTTCTTGAGGGCCGCCAGAGCGTCTTTAAGAAGACAGGCGGGTTACACGCCGCACTTTTAGTTGACCCCAATGGCGAACCTAAGTGGATTCGTGAAGATGTGGGACGGCACAATGCCGTCGATAAGGTGAATGGTGCGGCGCTTATGGCTGGCCAACTTCCACTGCATGATTGGACTCTTGTTGTATCGGGAAGAGTTGGATACGAGATTGTTCAAAAGGCAATCGTTGCTGGAATTTCTGCACTCGTGGGCGTTTCGGCACCGACTTCGTTGGCGGTGGATCTTGCTTTTGAATTCGATCTCACCTTATTGGCCTTTGCGCGCAACGGGAAGGCCAAGGTCTATTTACCGTTGCTAGGATGA
- a CDS encoding ABC transporter substrate-binding protein has translation MTFSKFTRGSVGAVLAVALTFPALSITTASAAANYNTVKKLSVGNGGINGMIAACQKEGQLNVIALPHYWANWGDMLAGFKAAYGVKIDEANPEGSSQEEIDAANTNKGTNRSPDVFDIGIAVADKYAGTGTFAPYKVKMWHYLSFASTLSPTGEFTPDYTGTLTIGYDGSLGTITKLDDLLLPKFKGKVALNGDPTGSATALNGLFMINKALGGTFDDVSKGVAFFKKLKDAGNFINVDPTEATIASGQTPVVIDNGYVQAGVQKQMAAAGKSWKMFTPALVGSTYNLAISAWAPHPACARLWLEYTLGEIGAKTFAIGGATPALWVWMLKVNHAPAEGIAAIGKSKIAASKATPDQASAAVIYLKKAWPAAVGG, from the coding sequence GTGACGTTCTCGAAGTTCACTCGGGGATCGGTGGGCGCAGTACTTGCTGTCGCACTCACGTTCCCTGCGTTAAGCATCACAACGGCATCCGCCGCTGCGAATTACAACACCGTCAAAAAGTTATCAGTTGGCAATGGCGGAATAAACGGCATGATCGCCGCCTGCCAAAAGGAAGGCCAGCTCAACGTCATCGCATTGCCTCACTACTGGGCCAACTGGGGCGATATGCTTGCAGGTTTCAAGGCGGCATACGGCGTGAAGATTGATGAAGCCAACCCAGAAGGCTCTTCGCAGGAAGAGATTGATGCCGCAAATACCAACAAGGGCACCAACCGCTCACCGGACGTTTTCGACATCGGTATCGCTGTTGCAGATAAGTATGCCGGCACCGGCACTTTCGCCCCATACAAAGTTAAGATGTGGCATTACCTATCTTTTGCATCAACTCTTTCGCCAACGGGCGAATTCACCCCGGACTACACCGGAACGTTGACCATCGGGTACGACGGATCACTTGGGACAATTACGAAGTTGGATGATCTCTTGCTTCCAAAGTTCAAGGGCAAAGTTGCCTTGAACGGCGATCCAACGGGGTCAGCCACCGCGCTCAATGGCTTATTCATGATCAACAAGGCGCTCGGCGGAACCTTCGATGATGTCTCAAAAGGTGTTGCCTTCTTCAAGAAATTGAAGGATGCCGGAAACTTCATCAACGTCGACCCAACCGAAGCCACCATTGCCTCGGGTCAAACCCCAGTTGTTATTGACAATGGCTATGTTCAAGCTGGAGTTCAGAAGCAGATGGCGGCAGCTGGAAAGAGCTGGAAGATGTTCACCCCAGCCCTGGTTGGCTCGACATACAACCTGGCAATTTCTGCTTGGGCTCCGCACCCAGCATGTGCTCGCCTCTGGTTGGAATACACACTTGGCGAGATCGGCGCGAAGACCTTCGCAATCGGTGGAGCTACCCCAGCATTATGGGTATGGATGCTAAAGGTCAACCATGCGCCTGCTGAGGGAATTGCCGCAATCGGCAAGAGCAAGATTGCTGCCTCAAAGGCAACACCTGATCAGGCCAGTGCGGCAGTCATATATCTTAAGAAAGCATGGCCAGCAGCGGTTGGTGGCTAA